The following nucleotide sequence is from Pseudomonas putida S13.1.2.
TACCCCAGCAAGGCAGCACCCCGAAATACGCAGATGAACCGCAATGAAGCTGCCGGCGACGGCGGCAAGGAGTGGGTATGTCCCGGGCTTTTTTCAATGAAATGTACGAAGCGAACGGCAGTTGCCGCCCGCATTACCAGGAGTTCGCCCGCTGGCTGGCAAACACCCCGCTGGAGCTGCTGGAGCAGCGCCGGCGCGAGGCCGACCTGCTGTTTCACCGCGCCGGCATCACCTTCACCTTGTACGGCGACTCACAGGACACCGAGCGCCTGATCCCCTTCGATATCATCCCGCGCAGCATCCGCGCCAGCGAGTGGCGCACGGTCGAGCGTGGCTGTATCCAGCGTGTGCAGGCCCTTAACCTGTTCCTGCAGGACATCTACCACGATCAGCGCATCCTCAAGGCCGGCATCATTCCGCCAGAGCAAGTACTGGCCAACGAGGGCTACCAGATCGCCATGCAGGGCCTGGACCTGCACCGTGGGCTGTACGCCCATATCGCCGGTGTCGACCTGGTGCGTGACGGCGATGGCAGCTACTTCGTACTGGAAGACAACCTGCGTACCCCCAGCGGCGTCAGCTACATGCTCGAAGACCGCAAGATGATGATGCGCCTGTTCCCCGAACTGTTTGCCGCCCAGCGTATCGCGCCCATCGACCATTACCCCAACCTGCTGCTGGACACGCTCAAGAGCGCCAGCCCGCTGGACAACCCCACCGCCGTGCTGCTCACCCCCGGCCGTTTCAACAGCGCCTACTTCGAGCATGCCTTCCTGGCCCGGGAGATGGGCATCGAGCTGGTCGAAGGCGCAGACCTGTTCGTGCGTGACGAGCATGTCTACATGCGCACCACTGCCGGGCCTCAGCAGGTGGATGTGATCTACCGGCGCCTGGACGACGACTACCTCGACCCGCTGTCCTTCAACCCTGACTCGACGCTGGGCATACCGGGGCTTATCTCGGTGTACCGCGCCGGCAATGTGGTGCTGGCCAACGCAGTCGGCACTGGCGTGGCAGACGACAAGTCGATCTACCCGTATGTGGACGACATGATCCGTTTCTACCTGAGCGAAGAGCCGATCCTCAACAACGTGCCGACCTGGCAGTGCCGCAAGCCCGCGGACCTGTCCCATGTCCTGGCCCACCTGCCCGAGCTGGTGGTCAAGGAAACCCAGGGCTCTGGCGGCTATGGCATGTTGGTCGGGCCGGCATCGACCAGCGCCCAGATCGAGGACTTCCGCGCGCGTATCAAAGCCCGCCCGCACGCCTATATCGCGCAACCCACCTTGTGCCTGTCGACCTGCCCGACCTTCGTCGACAGCGGCATCGCGCCGCGCCACATCGACCTGCGCCCGTTCGTGCTATCGGGCAGTGAAACGCGCCTGGTGCCTGGCGGCCTGACCCGCGTGGCCTTGCAGGAAGGCTCGCTGGTGGTCAACTCGTCGCAGGGCGGCGGTACCAAAGATACCTGGGTGGTGGAGGACTGAACCATGCTTTCGCGAACCGCTTCCGACCTGTACTGGATGTCCCGCTACCTGGAACGCGCAGAAAACCTCGCGCGCATGCTCGAGGTCAGCTATTCGCTGTCGCTGATGCCCCAGGCCGGGCGCAGCGACGGGCATGCCGAGCTTGCAATGTCGCTGCTGGCCTCTGGCACGCTGGACGACTACATCCGCCGGCACACCGAACTCGACCCCGAGCGCATGCTGCACTTCTTCGCCCTCGACGCGACCAACCCCAGCAGCATCTATTGCTGCCTGCAGGCCGCCAGGACCAATGCCCATGCTGTGCGCGGCCGCATCACCGCCGACATGTGGGAGAACATCAACGCCACCTGGATCGAAATGCGCAACATCGCCAGCAATGGCCTTGGCCGCTATGGCATCAGCCAGTTCTGCGACTGGGTCAAGGAGCGCTCGCACCTGTTCCGCGGCGCCACCTCCGGCACCATCATGCGCAACGATGCCTACAGTTTCATCCGCCTGGGCACCTTCCTGGAGCGGGCGGACAACACCCTGCGCCTGCTCGATGCGCGCTACGAAATGTTCGGCGAGGCTTCCGAAGAGGTCAGCGACAGCTCCGCCCGAGGCTATTACCAGTGGAGCGCCTTGCTGCGCGCGCTGACCTCGTATGAAGCCTTCAACGAGTTGTATCGCGCCGCGCCCAGTGCCCGGCCAGTGTCCGAGCTGCTGCTGTTACGGGTGGACGTGCCGCGCTCGCTGCATGCCTGCATCGAGGAGCTGGACCTGATTCTGGCCGGCCTGCCGGGCAGCAGCGGCCGCGCCGCCCAGCGCATGGCCGCCGAACTGAACGCGCGCCTGCGCTACACCGCAATCGACGAAATACTCGACGCCGGGCTGCACCCTTGGCTGAGCGACTTCATCGGCCGCATCAACCAGCTGGGCCAGGCCGTCCATCACTCCTACCTGGAGGTCGTATGAAACTGTCCATTCGCCACGACACCACTTACAGCTACGCCAGCGACGTGAGCAACAGCATTCAGTTGCTGCGCCTGACACCACGCAGCAGCGAACGCCAGCGCATCGATGAATGGCAACTGGACCTGCCTTGCAAGGTAAAGGGCCAGATCGATCCTTATGGCAACATCCTGCATGTACTGACCCTGGACAAACCCCATGGCCACCTGGCGCTGACCGCCCGCGGGCAGGTCGAGATCGACCCGGACTGCGAACACGAACTCGAGAGCCAGTCCCCCCTGCCGTTCCTGCGCGGCAGCCACCTGACCCAGGCCGATGACGCACTGATCGCATTTGCCGCCCGGCAATGCGGCAGCCACCGCGACCGGGCAGCGCTGATCGCGCTGATGCAAGGCCTGGCCGAACACATGCCCTACAGCCCAGGGGCCACTTCGGTGGGCACCACGGCCATCGAAGCGTTCAGTGGTGGTGCAGGCGTGTGCCAGGACCACACCCACGCCTTCCTGGCCTGCGCACGCAGCCTTGGGGTGCCGGCACGCTATGTGTCTGGTTACCTGTGCACCGAGGACGAACAGCACCTGGCCAGCCATGCATGGGCCGAGGCCTGGGTCGACGACGCCTGGTACAGCTTCGACATCACCAACCGCCTGACACGCCCGGAACGTCATCTGAAGCTGGCAGTCGGCCTGGACTACCTGGACGCCTGCCCGGTCAGGGGCGTACGCCGCGGCGGTGGCGCCGAAGCGATGCAGGCCAGCGTCCACGTGCATCGCCAGTGACGGGTTTGCTGCAGGCCGGTCTTGCCGCCCGGGTGCGGCAAGACCACTCCATACGCAACACAAGGGAAACCGCATGACTTACTGTGTCGCCATGCACCTGGAGGACGGGCTTGTCTTCATCAGCGACTCGCGCACCAACGCCGGCATCGACCAGATCTCCACCTTTGCCAAGTTGTTCGTCTTCAGCGTGCCGGGCGAGCGGCTGATCGTGCTGCAGACCGCCGGCAACCTGGCGACCTCGCAATCGGTGGTGAACCTGCTGCGCCAGCGTACCCAAGGCAGCGGCCCTCATCTGCTGAACGTTGCCACGCTCTACGATGCAACGGTGCTGGTTGCCGACACCCTGCGCGAAGTGGTCAGCCGAGACCGCAGCAAGCTTACGGCCGACATCGACCTGAGCAGTTCATTCATTGTCGGCGGCCAGATAGCCGGCGGGCCCATGGCCATCTACAACGTCTACGCGCAAGGCAATTTCTTTCAGGCCACCCCGGATACCCCGTTCCTGCAACTGGGCGAAAGCAAGTACGGCCGGCCAATCCTCGACCGCAACCTGGATTACCGCACGCCGCTCGAAGAAGCGCTGCGCTGCGGCCTGATTTCGTTCGACTCCACCATCCGCAGCAACCTGTCGGTGGGCATGCCGCTGGACTTGCTGGTGTACCGCAACAACAGCCTGGAAAGCATGACCCGCCAGCGCATCACGAACGACGATGCCTACTACCAGCAGATTCGCAGGCAGTGGAGTGACGGCTTGAAGACCCTGCTGGCCGAACTGCCAGCGCCGCCTTATGGCTGAATGAGCAAACTGTTCAGATCCTCTGGTGCCTGTACCGGCCTCTTCGCGGGTAAACCCGCTCCCACAGGTATTGTGCAAAGCCTCAAGATTGTGATGATCCTGTGGGAGCGGGTTTACCCGCGAAGAGGCCAGCACAGGCAACATATCAATGAAGCAGAGTGCAAAGCCGCAGACTCAGTAGACAGATTTCAAAGGGAGAGCCACGCGGGTTATCCTGCGCTCTCACCCCTGTCACGAGACTGTCATGTCGTCCGCTGCCACACCGGTGCAAACCCACCGCGCCGACCAAGACTCCCGCAATGCGGCCCAGGTGCTCAGCCTGTGCCTGCCCAGTGACGTACTGCTCTACCTGCTGCTACCGATGTACGCATCCGATTTCGGCGTGACCCTGACCGAGGCTGGCATTCTGCTCGCGGCCAACCGCCTGGTGCGCATCATCGGCTACGGCTGGGTAGTGCGTTTCTATGCCCGCCATGGTGACCGCGCGGCCTGCAGCCTCGCCGCCTTTGCCGCCGCGGTGTGTGCACTGGGCAACGCGGTGCTGACCGGTTTCGCCGCGCTGCTGGTGCTGCGCCTGGTCTGGGGCCTGTGCTTCGCCACCTTCAACCTCAGCACCCAGACCCTCGCCACCGCTGAAGCACAAGGCGCGGCGCGGCGTGCCGGGCGTTCGCGGGCGAGCATTTCCATCGGGCCAATGCTGGCCTTGCCGCTGGGTGCGCTGATGGCCCAGGCCTACGGCCCGCGCAGTGTGTTCTTTGTGCTCTGCATCAGTGCCCTGTTCGGGCTGTGGCGGGCGCGTGCCCTGCCCAGCACTGGCCACCCGGTCGCCAGCCGGGGTGGCCGACGCCTGCGCCTGCCAGACAGCATTGCCACCTGGTCCTTCATCGAAGGGGTGACCCTGGACGGCCTGTTCATCTTCGGCCTCTCGCTTTACGCACAAACCCACCTGGGTGAGTCCGGCGTGCTGGCAGCGGGTGTGCTGATGGCGGTGCGCTACCTCAGCGAAATGCTCTTCAGCCCCTTCGGGGGGCGCCTGGCCGACCGCTTCGGGGCGCTGCGCATGCTGGTAGTGCTGTCACTGGCAACGTCCATGGCGCTGCTGCTGTTCGGCAGCCACTGGCTGTTCATCGGCGCCTTCTTCGTGCTGTTGCTGCGCGCCCTGCAACTGCCGCTGG
It contains:
- a CDS encoding circularly permuted type 2 ATP-grasp protein, with product MSRAFFNEMYEANGSCRPHYQEFARWLANTPLELLEQRRREADLLFHRAGITFTLYGDSQDTERLIPFDIIPRSIRASEWRTVERGCIQRVQALNLFLQDIYHDQRILKAGIIPPEQVLANEGYQIAMQGLDLHRGLYAHIAGVDLVRDGDGSYFVLEDNLRTPSGVSYMLEDRKMMMRLFPELFAAQRIAPIDHYPNLLLDTLKSASPLDNPTAVLLTPGRFNSAYFEHAFLAREMGIELVEGADLFVRDEHVYMRTTAGPQQVDVIYRRLDDDYLDPLSFNPDSTLGIPGLISVYRAGNVVLANAVGTGVADDKSIYPYVDDMIRFYLSEEPILNNVPTWQCRKPADLSHVLAHLPELVVKETQGSGGYGMLVGPASTSAQIEDFRARIKARPHAYIAQPTLCLSTCPTFVDSGIAPRHIDLRPFVLSGSETRLVPGGLTRVALQEGSLVVNSSQGGGTKDTWVVED
- a CDS encoding alpha-E domain-containing protein; the encoded protein is MLSRTASDLYWMSRYLERAENLARMLEVSYSLSLMPQAGRSDGHAELAMSLLASGTLDDYIRRHTELDPERMLHFFALDATNPSSIYCCLQAARTNAHAVRGRITADMWENINATWIEMRNIASNGLGRYGISQFCDWVKERSHLFRGATSGTIMRNDAYSFIRLGTFLERADNTLRLLDARYEMFGEASEEVSDSSARGYYQWSALLRALTSYEAFNELYRAAPSARPVSELLLLRVDVPRSLHACIEELDLILAGLPGSSGRAAQRMAAELNARLRYTAIDEILDAGLHPWLSDFIGRINQLGQAVHHSYLEVV
- a CDS encoding transglutaminase family protein, which translates into the protein MKLSIRHDTTYSYASDVSNSIQLLRLTPRSSERQRIDEWQLDLPCKVKGQIDPYGNILHVLTLDKPHGHLALTARGQVEIDPDCEHELESQSPLPFLRGSHLTQADDALIAFAARQCGSHRDRAALIALMQGLAEHMPYSPGATSVGTTAIEAFSGGAGVCQDHTHAFLACARSLGVPARYVSGYLCTEDEQHLASHAWAEAWVDDAWYSFDITNRLTRPERHLKLAVGLDYLDACPVRGVRRGGGAEAMQASVHVHRQ
- a CDS encoding proteasome-type protease, producing MTYCVAMHLEDGLVFISDSRTNAGIDQISTFAKLFVFSVPGERLIVLQTAGNLATSQSVVNLLRQRTQGSGPHLLNVATLYDATVLVADTLREVVSRDRSKLTADIDLSSSFIVGGQIAGGPMAIYNVYAQGNFFQATPDTPFLQLGESKYGRPILDRNLDYRTPLEEALRCGLISFDSTIRSNLSVGMPLDLLVYRNNSLESMTRQRITNDDAYYQQIRRQWSDGLKTLLAELPAPPYG
- a CDS encoding MFS transporter — encoded protein: MSSAATPVQTHRADQDSRNAAQVLSLCLPSDVLLYLLLPMYASDFGVTLTEAGILLAANRLVRIIGYGWVVRFYARHGDRAACSLAAFAAAVCALGNAVLTGFAALLVLRLVWGLCFATFNLSTQTLATAEAQGAARRAGRSRASISIGPMLALPLGALMAQAYGPRSVFFVLCISALFGLWRARALPSTGHPVASRGGRRLRLPDSIATWSFIEGVTLDGLFIFGLSLYAQTHLGESGVLAAGVLMAVRYLSEMLFSPFGGRLADRFGALRMLVVLSLATSMALLLFGSHWLFIGAFFVLLLRALQLPLVMTLVAMRNPQQRIQALAGNAVWRDIGAGLGPMLAGVLLPQVPAIWAYAGAALAVAVAALNCAWSARH